A section of the Citrus sinensis cultivar Valencia sweet orange chromosome 8, DVS_A1.0, whole genome shotgun sequence genome encodes:
- the LOC102620951 gene encoding exosome complex component RRP41-like yields the protein MAAKPSTTTTAKATYSPIDPTRKTRPPIFSGSDVDWLRPDSRGFHQCRPAFFRTGAVNSASGSAYAEFGNTKVIVSVFGPRESKKAMMYSNIGRLNCNVSYTTFATPVRGQGSDHKDFSSMLHKALEGAIILETFPKTTVDVFALVLESGGSDLPVVISCASVALADAGIMMYDLVASVSVSCLGKNLLIDPVLEEESYQDGSLMIACMPSRYEVTQLTVTGEWSTPHFNEAMQFCLDASAKLGKIMRSCLKEAASDEQE from the exons ATGGCAGCAAAGCCTAGTACTACAACAACTGCAAAAGCCACGTACTCTCCGATTGACCCTACCAGAAAAACTCGCCCACCCATTTTTTCTGGCTCCGATGTGGACTGGCTCCGACCCGACTCCCGTGGCTTTCACCAGTGCAGACCCGCCT TTTTCCGCACTGGCGCTGTGAATTCAGCATCGGGTTCTGCTTATGCTGAATTTGGAAACACCAAGGTGATTGTGTCCGT ATTTGGGCCTAGAGAAAGTAAGAAAGCAATGATGTATAGCAATATAGGTCGATTGAATTGTAATGTTAGCTATACAACTTTTGCTACCCCTGTTCGTGGACAG GGATCGGACCACAAAGATTTTTCCTCTATGCTTCACAAAGCTTTGGAAGGTGCAATAATATTGGAAACATTCCCTAAGACAACCGTGGATGTATTTGCATTGGTTTTGGAATCTGGAGGCA GTGATCTCCCTGTGGTGATATCATGTGCTAGTGTCGCCCTGGCAGATGCGGGCATTATGATGTATGACCTCGTTGCCTCTGTTTCTGTG TCTTGCCTAGGGAAGAATCTTCTTATTGATCCAGTGCTGGAGGAGGAAAGCTACCAAGACGGAAGTTTAATGATAGCTTGTATGCCTTCTCGTTATGAAGTCACTCAATTGACGGTTACTGGGGAATGGTCAACCCCTCATTTTAATGAG GCAATGCAGTTTTGCCTCGATGCATCTGCTAAGCTTGGAAAAATCATGAGATCATGCTTGAAAGAAGCAGCTTCTGACGAGCAAGAATAG